The Halanaerobium praevalens DSM 2228 genome contains a region encoding:
- a CDS encoding metal ABC transporter ATP-binding protein, whose product MDYAVELNNVSVKYGSLAALTNIDLKVSEGSFLGIIGPNGGGKTTLLKVVLGLIETEKGEVKIFGNSLAQAADKIGYVPQISNFDRNFPISVLDVVLMARLEGKLKFFHSYQKKDLKQAESVLKELNLFELKDRQIGKLSGGQLQRVLIARALAVEPEILLLDEPTANVDASSTAEIYKLLKKLNQNKTIIVVTHDMAAVSSYFDTLACLNQKLYHHGDKHLDQETTEQVFGCPVDLIAHGHPHHVFAPHGEEVNND is encoded by the coding sequence GTGGATTATGCGGTTGAATTAAACAATGTGTCAGTTAAATATGGCTCTTTAGCTGCTTTGACAAATATTGACTTGAAAGTTAGCGAGGGTTCTTTTTTAGGGATTATTGGTCCTAATGGTGGTGGCAAGACTACTCTTTTAAAAGTGGTTTTGGGTTTAATTGAAACTGAAAAAGGGGAAGTTAAAATTTTTGGTAATTCTTTAGCTCAAGCTGCTGATAAAATTGGTTATGTACCACAGATTTCTAATTTTGACCGGAATTTTCCAATTAGTGTTTTAGATGTGGTCTTAATGGCCAGACTTGAGGGTAAGTTAAAGTTTTTTCACAGCTATCAAAAAAAGGATTTAAAACAGGCTGAATCAGTCTTAAAAGAATTAAATTTATTTGAGTTAAAGGATAGACAGATTGGTAAACTCTCGGGTGGTCAACTGCAGCGGGTTTTAATTGCCCGTGCTTTGGCAGTAGAGCCAGAAATTTTACTTTTAGATGAACCAACAGCAAATGTAGATGCTAGTTCAACTGCAGAAATTTATAAGCTGCTGAAAAAGTTAAATCAAAATAAAACAATCATTGTAGTGACTCACGATATGGCTGCAGTTTCTTCTTATTTTGATACTTTAGCTTGTTTAAATCAAAAATTATATCACCATGGAGATAAACATTTAGACCAAGAAACTACTGAACAAGTTTTTGGCTGTCCAGTCGATTTAATTGCTCATGGTCATCCACACCATGTTTTTGCTCCTCATGGAGAGGAGGTAAATAATGATTAA